Proteins found in one Crassostrea angulata isolate pt1a10 chromosome 3, ASM2561291v2, whole genome shotgun sequence genomic segment:
- the LOC128176641 gene encoding cell growth regulator with RING finger domain protein 1-like isoform X2: MESAEDGESKTTQIFACLLLVFTFVIILKRFNLEEIFLQNFDAVHHVNSTSEVYVQEVCNPFHVTLSKQHRTSTGGLNLELSLLKPGFVKLFWGANIEEFYKELKHPWEVLNSRIQNDFFLEDNKLKVSNYSERSQVCEKSLWHTTVPDKINQYSGAVPRTVYPVVVACTREEYVLDDVQIVIMLSVLHIKDPDLHLDSQVLFQFLITNDNKITTLQPFYVSTETSSRNNERRQYYSDSPFQQLNSGILSSDIINTTDNHGNTQETLNDHEDVDSCCVCQDAEMTIVLLPCRHGCVCSGCVAKLDKCPVCRDVFTSYFRLKNFSQQMSQPLGEQNLGQPSGPHVIANNWWERFNERLNSYFGFT; encoded by the exons ATGGAAAGTGCCGAAGACGGAGAGTCGAAAACAACGCAGATCTTTGCTTGCCTATTGCTTGTGTTTACttttgtcataattttaaaaag gtttAACTTGGAAGAAATATTTCTGCAAAATTTTGATGCTGTTCATCACGTGAATTCAACATCTGAAGTATATGTACAGGAAGTTTGCAATCCGTTCCATGTGACTTTGTCAAAGCAACACAGAACCAGCACAGGGG GACTGAACCTAGAATTGTCACTCTTAAAGCCAGGATTTGTGAAGCTCTTTTGGGGAGCAAACATCGAGGAATTTTACAAAGAACTTAAACATCCTTGGGAAGTTCTTAACAGCagaattcaaaatgatttttttctagaaGACAATAAATTAAAAGTCTCAAATTATTCAGAAAG ATCCCAAGTGTGTGAAAAGTCTTTATGGCACACAACAGTGCCAGACAAGATAAACCAGTACTCTGGAGCCGTCCCCAGGACAGTGTATCCTGTAGTGGTGGCCTGCACTCGAGAGGAATATGTACTAGATGATGTACAAATA GTCATAATGTTGTCTGTCCTACACATCAAAGACCCAGACTTACATCTGGATTCCCAAGTTTTGTTCCAATTTCTTATCACCAATGACAATAAGATAACCACTCTTCAG CCATTTTATGTGTCAACAGAAACCTCGAGCAGAAACAATGAAAGGAGACAGTACTACAGTGATTCTCCATTCCAGCAGTTAAACAGTGGAATTCTTTCTAGTGACATCATCAATACCACTGATAACCATGGTAACACCCAGGAAACACTCAATGACCATGAAGACGTAGACAGTTGTTGCGTGTGTCAGGATGCAGAAATGACAATTGTTCTTCTACCCTGCAGACACGGATGTGTGTGTAGCGGGTGTGTTGCTAAATTGGACAAGTGCCCTGTCTGTAGAGATGTGTTTACTTCTTATTTCAGACTTAAGAACTTTAGTCAACAGATGTCTCAACCATTAGGAGAGCAGAATTTAGGACAACCCTCTGGTCCACATGTAATAGCAAACAATTGGTGGGAGAGATTTAACGAGAGACTGAACAGTTATTTTGGATTTACCTAA
- the LOC128176641 gene encoding cell growth regulator with RING finger domain protein 1-like isoform X1: MESAEDGESKTTQIFACLLLVFTFVIILKRFNLEEIFLQNFDAVHHVNSTSEVYVQEVCNPFHVTLSKQHRTSTGEGLNLELSLLKPGFVKLFWGANIEEFYKELKHPWEVLNSRIQNDFFLEDNKLKVSNYSERSQVCEKSLWHTTVPDKINQYSGAVPRTVYPVVVACTREEYVLDDVQIVIMLSVLHIKDPDLHLDSQVLFQFLITNDNKITTLQPFYVSTETSSRNNERRQYYSDSPFQQLNSGILSSDIINTTDNHGNTQETLNDHEDVDSCCVCQDAEMTIVLLPCRHGCVCSGCVAKLDKCPVCRDVFTSYFRLKNFSQQMSQPLGEQNLGQPSGPHVIANNWWERFNERLNSYFGFT; the protein is encoded by the exons ATGGAAAGTGCCGAAGACGGAGAGTCGAAAACAACGCAGATCTTTGCTTGCCTATTGCTTGTGTTTACttttgtcataattttaaaaag gtttAACTTGGAAGAAATATTTCTGCAAAATTTTGATGCTGTTCATCACGTGAATTCAACATCTGAAGTATATGTACAGGAAGTTTGCAATCCGTTCCATGTGACTTTGTCAAAGCAACACAGAACCAGCACAGGGG AAGGACTGAACCTAGAATTGTCACTCTTAAAGCCAGGATTTGTGAAGCTCTTTTGGGGAGCAAACATCGAGGAATTTTACAAAGAACTTAAACATCCTTGGGAAGTTCTTAACAGCagaattcaaaatgatttttttctagaaGACAATAAATTAAAAGTCTCAAATTATTCAGAAAG ATCCCAAGTGTGTGAAAAGTCTTTATGGCACACAACAGTGCCAGACAAGATAAACCAGTACTCTGGAGCCGTCCCCAGGACAGTGTATCCTGTAGTGGTGGCCTGCACTCGAGAGGAATATGTACTAGATGATGTACAAATA GTCATAATGTTGTCTGTCCTACACATCAAAGACCCAGACTTACATCTGGATTCCCAAGTTTTGTTCCAATTTCTTATCACCAATGACAATAAGATAACCACTCTTCAG CCATTTTATGTGTCAACAGAAACCTCGAGCAGAAACAATGAAAGGAGACAGTACTACAGTGATTCTCCATTCCAGCAGTTAAACAGTGGAATTCTTTCTAGTGACATCATCAATACCACTGATAACCATGGTAACACCCAGGAAACACTCAATGACCATGAAGACGTAGACAGTTGTTGCGTGTGTCAGGATGCAGAAATGACAATTGTTCTTCTACCCTGCAGACACGGATGTGTGTGTAGCGGGTGTGTTGCTAAATTGGACAAGTGCCCTGTCTGTAGAGATGTGTTTACTTCTTATTTCAGACTTAAGAACTTTAGTCAACAGATGTCTCAACCATTAGGAGAGCAGAATTTAGGACAACCCTCTGGTCCACATGTAATAGCAAACAATTGGTGGGAGAGATTTAACGAGAGACTGAACAGTTATTTTGGATTTACCTAA